One genomic window of Monodelphis domestica isolate mMonDom1 chromosome 1, mMonDom1.pri, whole genome shotgun sequence includes the following:
- the LOC100011299 gene encoding pre-mRNA-splicing factor 38A-like gives MANRTVKDAHSIHGTNPQYLVEKIIRTRIYESKYWKEECFGLTAELVVDKAMELRFMGGVYGSTIKPTPFLCLTLKMLQIQPEKDIIVEFIRNEDFKYVRMLGALYMRLTGTATDCYKYLEPLYNDYRKIRIQNRNGEFELMRMDEFIDELLHRERVCDIILPRLQKRYVLEEAEQLKPRISALEEDMDDVESSEEEEEDNNDKLETASSLAQLQRSYRKLDKPHHSPKLRYKRSRSRSRSRSRSRSRSQSRSPQRCSWSPKRRSPSHRRERHRSKSPRRHRSRFQERRHSHRSRSRSPGHHRSYSKSPKRLRKSHKKSKQRNK, from the coding sequence ATGGCAAACCGGACAGTAAAGGATGCTCACAGCATCCATGGCACCAACCCGCAGTACCTGGTGGAGAAGATCATCCGAACTCGAATCTATGAATCCAAGTACTGGAAGGAGGAGTGCTTCGGGCTCACAGCTGAGCTTGTTGTGGATAAAGCCATGGAATTGAGGTTCATGGGTGGGGTCTATGGCAGCACCATCAAGCCAACTCCTTTCCTGTGCCTGACCTTAAAGATGTTGCAAATACAGCCAGAGAAGGACATCATAGTGGAATTCATCAGAAATGAGGATTTCAAATATGTCCGCATGTTGGGGGCCCTGTACATGAGGCTGACAGGCACTGCCACTGACTGCTATAAATATCTAGAACCTCTTTATAATGACTATCGGAAAATTAGGATCCAGAACCGAAATGGGGAATTTGAGCTGATGCGCATGGATGAGTTTATTGATGAGCTTCTACACCGGGAGCGGGTTTGTGACATCATCCTGCCCCGGCTTCAGAAGCGCTACGTGCTAGAAGAAGCTGAGCAGCTGAAGCCCCGAATCAGTGCCCTGGAGGAGGACATGGACGATGTGGAGTCcagtgaggaggaagaagaggacaaTAATGACAAGCTGGAGACTGCCTCGTCCCTGGCTCAGCTCCAGCGAAGTTACCGCAAGCTGGACAAGCCCCATCACTCTCCAAAGCTGCGCTACAAGCgaagccggagccggagccggagccggagccggagccggagccggagccagAGCCGATCTCCCCAGAGATGCAGCTGGTCTCCCAAAAGGAGGAGTCCCTCCCACCGTCGAGAAAGACATCGCAGCAAGAGCCCAAGACGCCACCGGAGCCGATTCCAAGAACGGCGCCACAGCCACCGCTCCCGATCCAGATCTCCAGGCCATCACAGGAGCTATTCTAAGTCACCTAAAAGGTTGAGGAAAAGCCACAAGAAGAGCAAGCAGAGGAACAAGTAG